A section of the Engystomops pustulosus chromosome 3, aEngPut4.maternal, whole genome shotgun sequence genome encodes:
- the CEP19 gene encoding centrosomal protein of 19 kDa: protein MSYKARRCGVRFEPPAILLLYETSEGKSRQRIMPIRNFSKFSDCSRAAEQLKNNPRHKQYLEGASLKQLERLYKLLKGHLNGESLEASLKNIQREGTIDPEEDLNKLDDKELAKRKSIMDELFEKNRKKKDDPDFEYNVEEDFPQDGVVESCGWDDASEADGF, encoded by the exons ATGAGTTACAAGGCCAGAAGATGCGGGGTGCGCTTTGAGCCGCCTGCCATTCTCTTGCTGTATGAGACCTCGGAGGGGAAGTCCAGACAACGCATTATGCCCATCAGGAACTTCTCCAAATTCTCAG ATTGCAGCCGGGCAGCCGAGCAACTGAAGAACAATCCCCGGCACAAGCAATACCTGGAAGGCGCATCCCTCAAGCAGCTGGAGAGATTGTATAAGTTACTTAAGGGACACCTGAACGGAGAGAGTCTAGAAGCCAGCCTGAAGAACATCCAGAGGGAAGGAACCATTGATCCAGAGGAAGACCTGAACAAGCTGGATGACAAGGAGCTGGCCAAGAGGAAGAGCATCATGGACGAGCTGTTTGAGAAGAACAGGAAGAAAAAGGATGACCCAGACTTTGAGTACAATGTGGAGGAGGACTTTCCTCAGGACGGTGTTGTAGAAAGCTGTGGTTGGGATGATGCATCTGAAGCGGATGGTTTCTGA